The genome window CTTTATAACATCGTAAAATGGATTACATTGTGAAAGTTAAAAATATTACGCCGTACAAGGGCAGTGCTGCTATAATTACTAAAGTTAAACTAACTCAGAAGTTAATTAACTCTGCtcgttaacatcaggtgtcttcaatgttggcaataaaaaagaaagaatttttaattcagatatttgtgtttaaaaaaatgtgtacattttactcattttaaatggttcactTTTAAGGAATTAATTTAATGactaaattcaattttttttatttaatcaataatacTGCTTGTAATCTGTCGGAGAGATAGAtgggagggtgagagagagagagagagagagagtaaagagTAGAGAGAGACTAACACATGGTGTCTGTGacagttagatttgtgtatgaGAGAAGTAGAtggagtgaatgtgtgagtgagagtgaaggGGATGGAGAACTCTTATTTGTACAGAAACTTTGCTCGTCTGTCTTTCTGAGTGGCAAATCTCTCAATGACCCTTGTGTTGAAATCTGGAATGTCCCGTGTGAGTTTTTTCTCTATAGAGAGCATAGCCAGAGCGTTGAGGCGATCTTGTGCCATCGTGTTCCTAAGGAAAGTTTTTATCCTCTTTAAAGTTGAGAAGCACCTCTCTGATTCTGCTGTTGTCATTGGTGTGGTGATGAGGATCTTGAGAAGACTTACAGTTTCGGTGAATGTGTCTTGAAGGTTATTTTCCATTACAACCTGAAAGAGAGACAGTGCACCACTGCAACCCTGGAAGTCCTCATTTTCATAGATCAGGGACAGTTCTGTTTTAAGTCTGGCTTTGTCCAACATGGGATAGGCATCCACCGTGGTTCCTAGTGCTGAATTCGGGAACTTTCTGCTGTGTTGTGGAAACAAGTCTCCTTGCAACAGAGTGGCACTGATGAGATGATTGGTGAAAGAAAACCTCTCCTTGGCATGGCTCATAATGGTATCACATACCTATGCAACGATACATAATTGTAGAAAAGTAAGCACAAAACATTAAGTTTTCACATTTCTCAGttcaacaatacaataaaatcagcatattcacAGCAGTTACAATTTTGTTATGAACAAgtaagttttattaattataatacacACACTAGCTGTCATTCTCTTATCCACtcagtctctctctgtctcacacatacacactctctctctctctaagctTTATTGGCTGTCTCCAGTAGATAGATATGTCTAATAATGACAATTCAGAATACAAAAATGTTCAAACGAACACGAATACATATAGGCTAATAGAATACAGAAATATAATTTCTGTTACTGCTTACCTCTATTGCCAGATGCTGTTGCGTTTCTTCTCCCATTGCCCTCCGTTTTTTCAGGGGTGGTTCCTGTACAGGTCCCCTATACTCCTCATCCTCAACTAGAGAAGGAACGGAGTCCCTgatccaaaataagttttacaaGTCACTGTCCACCCTGAAATTACTGTATCAGAAACCAACTTGCTGgagatataaaaataattgtaataaaattgtattaaaatatgtgCTATTGTTGTGTTGGGCCTAGTCAATGTTATCTAGATTCATCACAAATAAATTCACTAGACTAACATGTTGGTGAAATTGTGATATTTATGATAGGTTCTATTGTACTCAGCCATGtggatttatgtttttattgtttaggctACATAAGCATGTTTTCAGCCAATATGCAAAATCATAGCCTACCTGATGGCCTGTATGCTGTGAGTGAACCTCTGGATGATCCCTGCGATGAAGACAGAGTCTATGTTCCTCTTCTGCAGGTGGTTAAACAGCATGTCTACATGTGGCATGATTTTGTGGAATAACGCCAGGATGAAACAGAAAACCTCATCTTCCAACATTCTCATACAACCCCCGGCCTCTCTCTTCGATATGGCATCAAAGTCTCCTCTGTCTCGAATGGTTTGGAAGCACTTAACCAGTTCGTCTTTGTGCTCGTAAACGGTGTTAACCGCTCGACTGTGGAAGTTCCATCGCGTTGTTGAAGCACCTGGAAGTCTGTGTGCCACCACTTCATCCAGCACTGCAGTTCGTTTGAATGACTtggaaaaaaatgtacaaaacccCCCTACATCTGAAAAAAACTGGCCGATCTTTGGGATGTGGGACGTTGCCTGCTGCATAATGAGGTTCAACTGATGCGCATAACAGTGAACGTAGTATGCACACCCGTAGACGTCTTGCACTTTACGCTGCACTCCACCAGTAGCACCCCTCATCACTGCGGCACCATCATAGGCCTGGGCAATTAATTTCCCCAGGgtgtatgtaaaactgacattttatggacatctatcagatgtttgtatacagcagattagattagattagattagattcaactttattgtcactgcacatgtaaggtacaggGCTATGAAATGCAGTTAggatctaaccagaagtgcaataagcagtaagtacaggataTACAAGGTTTACAATATGTaaaataactatacagataagtattatggacataatttatgtcaatactttttttacttttcaatactatcagcatgatgtacagataggtgtactatgaacatactatacagatggattatgtaaaagtttaTGTACACtagaaactatgaacatatgaacatctaCACTAGTGCACTTGTTCATTAAAAAGTGCACAGAAAAATAttccagtgtgcaaatggatcatTCAGTATGCTTTTCCGATGACGTGATAACAGATATCTTGCAATACATATGTGTGCTATCTGAGATTATATTcaatcaaaatatataatatacatgtttttctCATGCCTCTATACATCATTTGCAATTGGTCCAAAATGCGTCTGCTAGACTTTTGACAAGAATTAGGAAAAGAGAGCACATCATCCCTGTTCTTTTTTCCTTACATTGGTTACCATTTAAAAACAGGGTTGACTTTAAGGTTTTTAAGCTTTGCACGGGCTAACACCACAGTATACAGTATTGCTGATCTGCTTTAGCCACATGCTGTGTCAAGATCTCTCCAATCAATCAGGGGCTGGATGCAAGTGGTTCTTACTTCTAGACCAGCAATGTTTTGATGCTACTTACGAACCACTTTTCTTGTTTCGGAGCCGGTGCTTTGAATGTCAAAAGACAGAACATATTTGAGACTAGGCCCTGTCTCTGATCCAGCACTCAAACTGTTTTGGAGGAAAAAGGGGTAAGAGACAGAGCAGAACGAGATCAAAGTATACTTTGGATTTCAGATGTGTGCCTAAACACATAACTTTAGTAGCTTTAATAAGCATTAATCGTTCAAATAATACAGTTACTTTACgtttgatttataaaaaatatttctaagGCTATTATTTACCTGAATAGTACTGTTAAGACCTTAGCctagcatagtttttttttctttaggattaaaataatataaactatgtatataaaaaaataataataaatacaaaataaaaacacatacacacacacacacactaaaatgaCTTCATACTGGTGCAATTACAGAGATTCAAGATTTGTATTCATCACATACATGAtaatatagagcatatataaccagcagtgaaatgtaagtcaggtccgctccatggacagtgcaattattagagaatacaacacagataaaaaatatacataaatataggtataaaataatgaaataagaatagacaaaaatataaggataaaaaaagtataatgtagaattaaatatagaatagaaaataatgaAAGTGCACTGTAGTCTTAAAATATTAAGACACACAGGAATTTACAAGATCCCATGTGCAAATAGGTTGACATGGTCATTATGTCAATATGAGGCAGATAAGAttatgaatatcttactgattaagtgaatattaagtggagacatgTAGATATTAAGAGGCtagttttgagtttaggagcatgatggcctgggggaagaaactcctccaaAGTCTTTCAGTTTTTACCATTAGGTTACAGAAGTgtttaccagatggcagcaaagtgaaaagatggttactggggtggatggagtccttgatgattttaacagttctgcttttgcagcgtttgaggtaaatgtcctgcagagaggCAAGAGCTGACCCTGAAATGctctcagctaagcgcacaattctctgcagggctttggctggagctgttcccattacacactgagtcaatacacttccATGACCCCGGAATATAAAGTtgtcaggattgctggtgagaccctgaatttcctcagctgtcgcagatggcaCAGTCTTTACCTGgttttattaacctgtgtttgaatatgGGTAGCCCAAGTCAGGTCCGCAGAGATGTTTACACCTAGGTaattgaagctgctcaccctctccacaggggtcccgctgatcataagaggagtatagggctacTGCGGTCTCTTCCTGTAGTCCAAAATCAGCtatttagttttgctcacattcagagagagacagtagTCCTTCCACCATGATATTagtttctctacctcatccaagtatgcggtatcattgttgttgtgaatgaggcccagaaacAAAGTATCGTCCACTAATTTGATTATAGATGTAGAGCTGTgggaagacacgcagtcatgtgtgtagatgGAGTAGATCAAGGGACTCAGGACACaggttcagggtgatggagttgGAGGTGAACTGGCctactttcaccacttgaggtctacCAGTGAGGAAGTCTTGattccagttgcagagtgaagagtTTAGACCAAGGTCTATGAACTTAAAAGCCAGCTTTATGGGGACTGTAGTATTGAAAGCattgttttggactgattttgtGGTTATGACCTCTTCCCTgttttttggattttgatttgGATTAACCCATTAAAATACagcgattggatctctcgtttcctgtgTGCATTCGTTACACCTGTAGCATGGGTTCTGAGTGGGCGGACCAGCGTGTCACCACCAAAGTTATTAGGGGTGGGTCCTGTCTGATCATGTtgtcatgttgttacaaactCAAACAAAATGTGGATTTCAATCATGATCGTGTATCAAAAGGACATGATTGTTGCAAACTACcacattaaaacatgaataacaaaaaaaaaaattcaatatttttgtacaaatactataaaaaatTGTTGTGGTCTAAATATTTAGCCTAAAAACCAACATTTGCAcgattgtgagtgtgtgtttggacttTCATAGTAAAGGACACACAACTATACTTATGATGCAAAATTGTGTGCAAATATGAAAACTACAATCTACAAAGCTACAAAGAGAGCTTTCCAATCATATAATTTGTCAAGTTTAGAGTAagatattattgttttaaatatacaaCGGCAAACGTCCCACCTTTTAAAGCGTTATAACTGGTGTCAAACTCCATCAGATTGAAGGAAAGGCAAAAATCTGAAGAAGAAAACAATCATGATTGCACAGCAGTCCAGTAGGTGGCGATATACATGCGTGTCGCCAATACATTTAAACTAACGAAAGACAAGGAGAACCGGAAGTAGATCGACTCCGAGGCAGACAAAGCGCTAGTAAACATGTCTCCTCCGTCTCACTTCGACTTCACTGAAGCCAGAGATACATTCACGGTAAATTATCATCACAACCGCTCACCCATACACGTGTCCGGCATTAACAGATGATTTCAAAGATGAAACTGTTGTGTTTCTGTCCCTTGGCAGCCAAGGCTCTTCTCCCAAGTCGTATTTACATATATAGACGTGTGTACAGTAATTTAGTGAATGCTTTCGATGGTGTTTGTGAAGGACATAATGTGGTACTGTGATGGAAATATCGTGAtactaaatgaaaacaatatttataattttccCTGTGGTGTGATTACGTCTGGAAACCACGTGATCTCGTGCCGCTTTACTGTTTTTGTCTCAAATACCGTCTATAACAGCTTTACTCTAATTGTATTAAACGTACTTTCTTTTCCAGGCTGCCACTAAAAGTGCTGTGGATATCAGGAACTGTAAACCCCTGACCAGTGCTTTCAGCCATCTGCCTGGAAAGTAATAACTGCTCTTTATCAAGATTTTCATGGTCTTGTGTTCATTTGTAGGTTTATTTGCTTAAAGCATCGTAAGTTACACCATTGATCTGTGTGATATCTTGTGTTTCTCTACAGTGAAACTGAGAAGAAAGCCACTCTTGATCAAGCCCTGCGAGGAGTTCTCGAGGAGCAGATCGTGAGACACTGCTTCTGCTTTGTGTAGAATACTCCCATCATTTTGCAGATGAGTTATTGTGTATGATAACGGTTTGATTTGATTTTTCAGGTGAAGCAGAAAGCAAACGTTGAAGATTTCCTTTCTCTGATCTACATCAGTATAGACGGCGTGACTGAAGGCATGTGTACAGTACAAGTCTTTCACACAAATATGAACATATAAAACAAGGTTTTCCAATCATCATCTGTTTGTTCTGATGTGTTGGTTTCCCGCAGGCGTCTGCTCCGCCAGCACTCCTTTTCTTCTGCTGGGAGATGTTCTCGACTGTCTTCCTCTGGACCAGTGCGACAAAATCTTCTCCTTTGTTGAAGAAAATGTCTCTACGTGGAAATCTGTACGTATGGAACTTGTAGTTGGTAGTGCTTAGTTTTTGCAAGTAGATATGAATTGGATAAATATATAGGATCATAGGAATATAATCGTTCCTGACAATCCAAAGAACCGCTTGCATGGAAAATTATGAACTTTTGACATTTATACCATAAGAAATATGTAATTGCCACCAGCGGCTCAAATACTATATTTCTGCTGTTTGTTTCTGTTTCAATTTCTAGCTGTTGCTGAATGAAAAAACATAGTATTGCTATGCTACATGACCAAAATAACATGTGTTCACTGTAGATataaagaaattatattattGTCTAGAAACTATGTAATATAATGCCACATTTAGTGGTTGAAGTTTTCATTAAGACCTactttaagacagtttttgaaAATTCCTAGACCGTTCAGGCAATCTTTTCCAAATTTATGATTAGTGTGGTCACTTTTTTTGTAAACTACAGCTATGGCCATACCAGTGACCCCTTAGTTGCTGTTTGCAGCTGTATTATTAATGTCtgctcttttgtttgttttttacagagTACATTTTACTCTGCTGGTAAAAATTACTTGTTAAGAATGTGCAATGGTGAGTTtcaagttacatttttattattattatttttttactcatattgtattttttttaggaCAAATCCATCAGTTATATTTATACTACATCTTAAAATAGAcctttattctttaaaataaagttggcggtttttataataaaaatgtattttgtaatcaaaacgtgttttttttttttttttaatgttagaaTTATAGTTTCTGTTATGGTTTGTTGAAGTATAATCATTTAAATCAACTCATGAGTTCTGTCTGTATACCCAGCgctaatacacacacattcaggtATATCTTCTTCGGTGGTATTTGTTGTGAATGTGCAGGAGAAGCCTAACATCATCTCTGTGTTTGTCTACAGATCTCCTCCGGAGACTCTCCAAGTCTCAGAACACAGTGTTTTGTGGACGAATCCAGCTGTTTCTAGCACGTCTCTTTCCTTTGTCTGAAAAATCAGGTAtgctttttttacatttcttggtTCTTTTGTTCAGTGGTGATTTTATGACTCAATGTTTTTCCCTTCTATTACAGGCCTGAACTTACAGAGTCAGTTCAACCTTGATAACATCACCGTGTTCAATAAGAATGAGCAGGAGAGCACACTCGGACTGCAGGTAAAGTCATGCTGACAGATGTTGGGTTTGATTTACTTTAGTCATGCGTTTTTAAAATAGACATGTTTATTTTTCTCCTGAAGCACACCGAGGTTAAAGAAGAGGGGATGGACGTGGAGGAGGGAGAGATGGGTGATGAAGATGCACCTGCTCCCTGGTAAACCATATTTGTATTTTCGCATCATGAAGCACATCATTTTTAATCATTAGTGTCTAATGCAGAGGGTTTTTTGTTTTGTAGCACCATTCCTATTGACTACAACTTGTACAGAAAATTCTGGACCCTGCAGGACTATTTCAGAAACCCTGTACAGTGCTACGACAAGTTCTCATGGATGACTTTCCTGAAGGTAGTGGATCATGCAGTTATCCGATGGTTTCATCCAAACAGAAGTCTTCCTCCAAGGCAGTCCTGTTTGATGTATTTGAAGTTAAATGTAAAACTTAAAACTGGTGATAGTTCATGAGTCAACCCTTTGAAGGTTTTGCACTTAAAACGGCTTCGTTGCCAGACCTCAGGTCGGTTATAACCAGAGATGCATGAGCATGCACAACCAAAATGAACAATGCTACCTAATGATGAGCTGAGAAGCGTTTGATCAAGCTtcctataaaaagaaaaagatttaagTACAGCCTAAGTTCGTTCTTGAATGTAGACAAAGTTTATGCAGATTTGTGGTTGTCCACAGTTTAAACGTGATGGACTACAGTATATCTGTGTGAACTAGAGAACAACTGTTTAAATCTCCCCTCGCTTGTGTCCTCTGTTCAGTACTCAGACGAGACGCTAGCTGTGTTCAAGAGCTTCAAGCTGGATGACATGCAGGCCTCAAAGAGAAAGCTGGAGGAGATGAGGACTGCTGCTGGAGACCACGTCTACTTTGCCAAGTTCCTCACCAGTGAGAAAGTGGGTTCTTCCAGTTTGTACCCTTCAATAAGAGAGTCCTGCGGTTAGAAATACACACATCACGTAACACAAAGCAAATCTGCCATCTTTCTGCAGTTGATGGACCTTCAGCTCAGTGACAGCAACTTCAGACGACACATCCTGCTCCAGTATCTCATCCTCTTCCAGTATCTCAAGGGCCAGGTCAAGTTCAAGAGGTCAGGAGACACAGCTAGCATCTTTAGCATCATTTCAGTCATAATTTAGACTTGCCAAG of Carassius gibelio isolate Cgi1373 ecotype wild population from Czech Republic chromosome A2, carGib1.2-hapl.c, whole genome shotgun sequence contains these proteins:
- the LOC128024754 gene encoding THO complex subunit 1: MSPPSHFDFTEARDTFTAATKSAVDIRNCKPLTSAFSHLPGNETEKKATLDQALRGVLEEQIVKQKANVEDFLSLIYISIDGVTEGVCSASTPFLLLGDVLDCLPLDQCDKIFSFVEENVSTWKSSTFYSAGKNYLLRMCNDLLRRLSKSQNTVFCGRIQLFLARLFPLSEKSGLNLQSQFNLDNITVFNKNEQESTLGLQHTEVKEEGMDVEEGEMGDEDAPAPCTIPIDYNLYRKFWTLQDYFRNPVQCYDKFSWMTFLKYSDETLAVFKSFKLDDMQASKRKLEEMRTAAGDHVYFAKFLTSEKLMDLQLSDSNFRRHILLQYLILFQYLKGQVKFKSSSCVLNDDQSLWIEDTTKLVYQLVKETPPDGDKFASMVEHILNTEENWNSWKNEGCPSFVKERPAETKPIRPSRKRPAPEDFLGKGPDRKIHMGNEELTRLWNLNPDNMEACKSDSREFMPSLEEFFVEAIEQADPTNMVEDEYKVVRNSNYGWRALRLLSRRSPHFFQPTNQQFKSLADYLENMVIKLAKELPKDLPSEEIKTGEEDDDENGDNLLKDSNDSPSIQSKAVTNSQMDEIAAKLGSKWKTLADHLEMSEKEIRMIESDSEDVELQAKMLLVAWQDREGPQATMESLVLALNAAGFSNVTEGLSET